A region of Streptomyces sp. TG1A-60 DNA encodes the following proteins:
- a CDS encoding DUF1697 domain-containing protein: MTTYAALLRGINVGGNKKVPMADLRTLLTGLGHDGVATYLQSGNAVFTSDHGDENSLAAEIAAAVEKHFGFTVDVLVRDHAYLAAVQGACPFPAAELEGRQLHVTYFSAPVDTNRFETIDQQAFLPEKFALGDRALYLYAPEGLGRSRLAEVLSRPRLLKGLTATTRNWNTVVKLAELTRFPSSP, translated from the coding sequence ATGACGACGTACGCGGCGCTTCTGCGCGGGATCAATGTGGGCGGCAACAAGAAGGTCCCGATGGCCGACCTCCGCACCCTCCTGACCGGCCTGGGCCACGACGGCGTGGCCACCTACCTCCAGAGCGGCAACGCGGTCTTCACCAGCGACCACGGCGACGAGAACTCCCTCGCCGCCGAGATCGCCGCCGCCGTCGAGAAGCACTTCGGCTTCACCGTCGACGTCCTGGTACGCGACCACGCCTACCTGGCGGCGGTCCAGGGCGCCTGCCCGTTTCCGGCGGCGGAACTGGAGGGCAGGCAACTGCACGTGACGTACTTCTCGGCGCCGGTGGACACGAACCGCTTCGAGACGATCGACCAACAGGCCTTCCTGCCGGAGAAGTTCGCACTCGGCGACCGGGCCCTGTACCTCTACGCCCCCGAGGGCCTCGGCCGCTCCAGACTCGCGGAGGTCCTGTCCAGGCCGCGCCTCCTGAAGGGTCTGACCGCCACGACCCGCAACTGGAACACGGTGGTGAAGCTGGCGGAACTGACCCGGTTCCCCTCCTCGCCGTGA
- a CDS encoding TIGR03086 family metal-binding protein: MKNHDTHPHHPYMAECAAEAARVARGVTAAQLPLSTHCPDWDVRALVNHWVLYTSHGLEHHALREHLPEELTRRDFTADPDWADAYAARLDRAVTAWADPALWEGDIDLGMGPLPAVDLAGMIIKEMAVHGWDVATATGQSFHLPGPPARFVLTVVETHGDLYRRYDGFAAPVPVPADAPVFDRALASSGRHPEPVAR; this comes from the coding sequence ATGAAGAACCACGACACGCACCCGCACCACCCGTACATGGCCGAATGCGCCGCCGAGGCGGCCCGGGTCGCCCGGGGCGTCACGGCGGCGCAGCTCCCCCTGTCCACCCACTGCCCCGACTGGGACGTCCGCGCCCTGGTCAACCACTGGGTCCTGTACACCTCGCACGGCCTCGAACACCACGCCCTGCGCGAACACCTGCCCGAGGAACTGACCCGGCGCGACTTCACCGCCGACCCCGACTGGGCCGACGCCTACGCCGCCCGACTGGACCGTGCGGTCACGGCCTGGGCCGACCCGGCGCTCTGGGAGGGTGACATCGACCTCGGCATGGGCCCGCTGCCCGCCGTCGACCTCGCCGGCATGATCATCAAGGAGATGGCCGTCCACGGCTGGGACGTCGCCACCGCCACCGGCCAGTCCTTCCACCTCCCGGGCCCGCCCGCCCGCTTCGTCCTCACCGTCGTGGAGACCCACGGCGACCTCTACCGCCGGTACGACGGCTTCGCCGCCCCGGTGCCCGTCCCGGCCGACGCCCCGGTGTTCGACCGCGCGCTGGCGTCGAGTGGCCGCCACCCGGAGCCGGTCGCGCGGTGA
- a CDS encoding sirohydrochlorin chelatase yields MHSPVLLVIAHGSRDPRHAATVHALVRRVRATRPGLRVETGFLDFNVPSVQGVLESLAAEGVRDVVALPLLLTRAFHAKADIPAVLSAAPPRLRIRQAEVLGPSPLLLSALEHRLYEAGSSPADKSSTGVVLASAGSTDPEAIAVIADIAREWWHTGWCAVRPAFASASLPRTEDAVRELRSLGCERVAVAPYVLAPGFLPDRIARGAAGADVLADVLGPAPEVARLLLRRYDEAATKALASTRISASA; encoded by the coding sequence ATGCACAGCCCCGTACTCCTCGTCATCGCCCACGGCAGCCGCGACCCTCGGCACGCCGCGACCGTGCACGCCCTCGTGCGGCGGGTACGGGCGACGCGCCCCGGGCTGCGCGTGGAGACCGGCTTCCTGGACTTCAACGTCCCTTCGGTGCAAGGGGTGCTGGAGTCGCTGGCGGCGGAGGGCGTACGCGACGTGGTGGCTCTGCCGCTGCTCCTGACCCGCGCGTTCCACGCGAAGGCGGACATCCCGGCTGTACTGAGTGCCGCGCCGCCACGGCTGCGCATCCGTCAGGCGGAGGTCCTGGGCCCCTCCCCGCTGCTGCTGTCGGCCCTCGAACACCGTCTGTACGAGGCGGGGTCGAGCCCCGCCGACAAGTCCTCGACCGGGGTCGTTCTGGCCTCGGCGGGGTCCACCGACCCGGAGGCGATCGCGGTGATCGCCGACATCGCGCGGGAGTGGTGGCACACCGGTTGGTGCGCCGTGCGACCCGCGTTCGCCTCCGCATCCCTTCCCCGCACCGAGGACGCCGTGCGCGAGCTGCGCTCCCTCGGCTGCGAGCGCGTCGCCGTCGCGCCGTACGTCCTCGCCCCCGGCTTCCTCCCGGACCGCATCGCCCGGGGCGCGGCCGGGGCGGACGTCCTCGCCGATGTCCTGGGACCCGCCCCGGAGGTGGCACGGCTGCTCCTGCGCCGGTACGACGAGGCGGCCACGAAGGCGCTGGCGTCGACGCGGATCAGCGCGAGCGCCTGA
- a CDS encoding CDP-alcohol phosphatidyltransferase family protein gives MRRDIPDLAEVRRVTQKKRDAWWTVLLVDPVATPLVRFTAKCTRITPNQLTWGAFLLGLVSAAFFALGDWRWLIAGAAVYHLSFILDCMDGKVARLTGQGSVFGAWLDFVFDRVRVAVCGVALMAGQYQRTDDARYIWLAAAVIGLDTLRYINSLEIFKIRHTMRKQIKARLREARRAENGRELAFMEDLLRDNPEADIEQDLRTAVAAADRAAAAEAPPAAVAEVARTAGVPSPPTAAVIPSAAVGEDAPPATRTQVVDLHQEFRRRFPAYLRARSFLLRHRIRPHLISGIEFQMGVFMIGPLLDSVLTATIVSGALLLVFELAIIYKLLLSTRDFTRTLASFDRGDVAEAA, from the coding sequence ATGCGTCGAGACATACCCGACCTCGCCGAGGTGCGCCGCGTCACGCAGAAGAAGCGTGACGCCTGGTGGACCGTGCTGCTGGTCGACCCGGTCGCCACACCGCTGGTGCGGTTCACCGCGAAGTGCACGAGGATCACGCCCAACCAGCTGACGTGGGGCGCCTTCCTGTTGGGTCTCGTCTCGGCCGCCTTCTTCGCACTGGGCGACTGGCGCTGGCTGATCGCCGGTGCCGCCGTCTACCACCTGAGCTTCATCCTCGACTGCATGGACGGCAAGGTCGCCCGACTCACCGGCCAGGGCTCCGTGTTCGGTGCCTGGCTCGACTTCGTCTTCGACCGCGTCCGGGTGGCGGTCTGCGGGGTCGCGCTGATGGCGGGGCAGTACCAGCGCACGGACGACGCCCGCTACATCTGGCTGGCCGCCGCCGTCATCGGCCTCGACACCCTCCGGTACATCAACTCCCTGGAGATCTTCAAGATCCGCCACACCATGCGCAAGCAGATCAAGGCCCGGCTCCGTGAGGCCCGCCGCGCCGAGAACGGACGGGAACTCGCCTTCATGGAGGACCTGCTGCGCGACAACCCCGAGGCCGACATCGAGCAGGACCTGCGGACGGCCGTCGCCGCGGCCGACAGGGCTGCTGCCGCCGAAGCCCCGCCGGCGGCCGTGGCCGAAGTCGCTCGGACAGCCGGAGTCCCGTCCCCGCCGACCGCCGCCGTGATCCCGTCGGCGGCCGTCGGTGAGGACGCGCCGCCCGCGACGCGGACGCAGGTCGTCGACCTGCACCAGGAGTTCCGCCGCCGCTTCCCCGCCTACCTGCGCGCACGGTCCTTCCTGCTGCGCCACCGCATCCGCCCCCATCTGATCAGCGGCATCGAGTTCCAGATGGGTGTCTTCATGATCGGCCCGCTGCTCGACTCGGTGCTGACGGCGACCATCGTCTCCGGCGCCCTGCTGCTCGTCTTCGAACTGGCCATCATCTACAAACTGCTGCTGTCGACCCGCGACTTCACCCGCACCCTGGCCTCCTTCGACCGGGGCGACGTGGCCGAGGCGGCCTGA